A stretch of Episyrphus balteatus chromosome 2, idEpiBalt1.1, whole genome shotgun sequence DNA encodes these proteins:
- the LOC129911793 gene encoding uncharacterized protein LOC129911793, whose translation MDENNKQNDQNMNESFEDVTTKITKRRTLVAPWKNIEEFNKVYSWIYGESSTNETRQLACRQMTVWKIRRSNLTPAAVLGTLVILEIQLKDQQDKDSNNTPEQMKELQILYASAFTRFFNYMSSIMQTQTQNMKTMYETAKELNLRSFVVDLRHMCAHGQDMPSIEILRSASKYCLRWLEDFYWKSQSNSMQNVDIRDIRSKDTTSFEQSVWKLFQLYDAALRCCLKGEKISKKNARWEKLLQPISDPNKYNLSPFEILGIVVKNFGVEVIRERSMMDLSEVAIDAFLQMRFFFKFVSDKLPETDEELENLIKHTQGIFRMFAVYDLIEDLFRSLLAIVENDNEESQRRKGASFWANQIVLGFIAFRRCKEIFKIEREENPDQNFDLNSLNFDNTSKRVLKFYSRSGINPKTALIFGDSVRRPWVWTFDKEFVEERVRFVNEYSIDILKNILHLVDPQLTEAEIKSLKELMELRLLNDTSIDYPDIAEDESSSSDKIYTPTDVLIQIGTIENDDTEMQDVTDGGVKKYGIWSTVPDCQDWYTCPIGSLIWD comes from the exons atggacgaaaataataaacaaaatgacCAAAATATGAATGAATCTTTTGAAGATGtcacaacaaaaataacaaaacgtaGAACACTTGTAGCGCCATGGAAAAATAT TGAAGAATTCAATAAAGTATATTCATGGATCTACGGAGAATCCTCTACAAACGAAACCAGACAACTTGCCTGCCGACAAATGACTGTCTGGAAAATTCGTCGTTCAAATCTAACTCCAGCCGCCGTTTTGGGTACTTTAGTTATTcttgaaattcaattaaaagaTCAACAAGACAAAGACTCAAACAACACTCCCGAACAAATGAAAGAATTACAAATTCTCTATGCCAGTGCATTTACACGCTTCTTCAATTACATGTCTTCCATTATGCAAACACAAACCCAAAACATGAAAACCATGTACGAAACGGCCAAAGAACTTAATCTGCGCTCATTTGTTGTCGATTTGAGACACATGTGTGCCCATGGTCAAGATATGCCTTCAATTGAAATCCTCCGAAGTGCTTCCAAGTACTGTCTGCGTTGGTTGGAGGATTTCTATTGGAAGAGTCAGAGTAATTCCATGCAAAATGTGGATATTCGAGATATTCGCTCGAAAGATACAACTAGCTTTGAACAAAGTGTTTGGAAGCTATTCCAGTTGTATGATGCAGCTTTGAGATGTTGCTTGAAAGGTGAGAAGATTAGCAAGAAAAATGCCAGATGGGAAAAGTTACTCCAACCCATCTCAGATCCAAATAAGTATAATTTGAGTCCTTTTGAGATATTGGGTATTGTTGTGAAGAACTTTGGAGTTGAAGTGATACGAGAGAGAAGCATGATGGATTTGTCGGAGGTCGCTATTGATGCTTTTCTACAAAtgagatttttctttaaatttgtcaGTG ACAAACTACCCGAAACAGATGAAGAACTTGAGAATCTTATTAAACACACTCAGGGAATTTTCCGAATGTTTGCCGTCTATGATCTGATTGAGGACTTATTCCGCAGTCTTTTGGCGATTGTAGAGAATGACAATGAAGAATCACAGCGCCGAAAAGGGGCTAGTTTCTGGGCAAATCAGATTGTTCTAGGGTTCATAGCTTTTCGTCGTTGTAAggagatttttaaaatcgaaagagAGGAG aatccTGATCAAAACTTTGATTTGAATTCTCTAAACTTTGACAATACCTCGAAAAGAGTTTTGAAGTTTTACTCTAGAAGTGGCATTAATCCAAAGACAGCTTTAATCTTTGGTGATTCTGTCCGAAGACCATGGGTATGGACTTTTGACAAAGAGTTTGTTGAAGAAAGAGTTCGATTTGTGAACGAATATTCAATCGATATActtaaaaa TATCTTGCATTTAGTTGATCCACAATTAACAGAAGCTGAAATAAAAAGTCTGAAGGAATTAATGGAGTTAAGGCTTCTCAATGACACATCCATAGATTATCCAGATATTGCAGAGGATGAGTCAAGTTCTTCTGATAAAATATACACACCCACAGATGTTTTGATTCAGATTGGAACCATTGAAAATGATGATACTGAAATGCAAGATGTTACTGATGGTGGGGTTAAAAAATACGGAATATGGTCAACTGTTCCAG ATTGTCAAGATTGGTATACTTGCCCCATTGGAAGCCTTATATGGGACTAG